The Marixanthomonas ophiurae genome has a segment encoding these proteins:
- a CDS encoding DUF4369 domain-containing protein, with protein sequence MRILFIALAALFLVSCSNSNPEQEMKLSGNVKGLKKGTLLLQKIEDSLLVSVDSVAIDGDPNFTFVEEISSPEVYYLYLRLKDGTLREDRIPFFAEPGEIIINTSLKKFGDDFIINGSENEQALDEYKKLMQRFADRNLDLIKEEFTAQKSENDSLLKAIKRKRTTALSSKYLATVNFALNNKDKEIAPYLLLTEVYDANVKYLDTVYTSLTPKVKDSKYGTLLESFISERKTMKDSL encoded by the coding sequence ATGAGAATTCTATTCATCGCTTTAGCCGCTTTATTTTTAGTTAGTTGTTCCAATTCGAATCCTGAACAGGAAATGAAACTTTCTGGTAACGTTAAGGGACTTAAAAAAGGAACGCTATTATTACAGAAAATTGAAGATTCACTATTAGTTTCAGTAGATTCTGTAGCTATTGACGGCGATCCCAATTTTACATTTGTTGAAGAAATATCTAGCCCCGAAGTATATTACCTTTACCTACGCCTTAAAGATGGAACGCTTCGAGAAGATCGCATCCCTTTCTTTGCTGAGCCGGGCGAAATTATAATCAACACCAGCTTAAAAAAGTTTGGAGATGATTTTATAATAAATGGCTCTGAAAATGAGCAAGCACTTGATGAATACAAAAAGTTAATGCAACGATTTGCAGACAGAAACTTAGATTTGATTAAAGAAGAGTTTACAGCTCAAAAAAGTGAAAACGATTCCTTATTAAAAGCAATAAAGCGAAAAAGAACAACTGCTCTTTCTAGCAAGTATTTAGCAACTGTAAACTTCGCATTGAACAACAAAGATAAAGAGATAGCCCCATATTTGTTGTTAACAGAAGTATATGACGCAAATGTAAAATACTTGGACACTGTTTACACGTCACTTACCCCAAAAGTAAAAGACTCCAAATACGGAACGCTTTTGGAGTCTTTTATTTCAGAACGAAAAACGATGAAGGATAGCTTATAA